The region CGGTGCTCGACCGGGCCACCGGCAAGGTCGAGGTGACCAGCCACAACCACGGCTTCGCGGTCGACGTGTCGGGCCGCGAACCGCAGCTCGGCGCGGTCGACGTGTCGGGCCGCGAACCGCAGCTCGGCGCGGTCGACGTGCCCGGTGTGGGCACCGGCGCGGTCGTCCCCGACCAGGTGATCGACACCGATTTCGGCGGCGTCCAGGTGTCGCATGTCTGCCTCAATGACAACGTGGTCGAGGGGCTGCGGGCGGTCGACGTGCCCGCCTTCACCGTGCAGTACCACCCGGAGGCGGCGGCCGGCCCGCACGACGCGGACTACCTGTTCGACCGCTTCGCGGAACTGATCGAAGGCCGGACCCACAGCAAGGGGCGCAGCAATGCCTAAGCGGACCGATCTCAAGCACATCCTGGTGATCGGCTCCGGGCCGATCGTCATCGGGCAGGCCTGCGAGTTCGACTACTCCGGCACCCAGGCGTGCCGGGTGCTGCGCAGCGAGGGGATCCGGGTCAGCCTGGTCAACTCCAACCCGGCGACCATCATGACCGACCCGGAGTTCGCCGACGCGACCTACGTCGAGCCGATCACACCGGAGTTCGTGGAGCTGGTCATCGCCAAGGAACGCCCGGACGCGATCCTGGCGACCCTCGGTGGGCAGACCGCGCTGAACACGGCGGTCGCCCTGCACGAGGGCGGCATTCTGGAGAAGTACGGCGTGGAGTTGATCGGCGCGAACATCGACGCCATCAACCGCGGCGAGGACCGGCAGCTGTTCAAGGAGATCGTGGCGAAGGCCGGCGTACGGCTGGGTGTCGACGACCCGACCGGCCTGGTGCCCCGCTCCCGGGTCTGCCACTCCATGGAGGAGGTCGAGGCGACCGTCGCCGAGCTGGGTCTGCCGGTGGTGATCCGGCCCTCGTTCACCATGGGTGGCCTGGGTTCCGGCATGGCGCACACCCCGGAGGACCTGGCCCGCATCGCCGGCGACGGCCTGGCCGCCAGCCCGGTGCACGAGGTGCTCATCGAGGAGAGCGTGCTCGGTTGGAAGGAGTACGAACTCGAACTGATGCGCGACCGGCACGACAACGTGGTGGTGGTCTGCTCGATCGAGAACCTCGACCCGATGGGCGTGCACACCGGCGACAGCGTCACCGTGGCCCCGGCCATGACGCTCACCGACCGGGAGTACCAGCGCCTGCGTGACCTGGGCATCGCCGTGCTCCGCGAGGTCGGGGTGGACACCGGCGGCTGCAACATCCAGTTCGCGGTCAACCCGGTCGACGGCCGGATCGTCGTGATCGAGATGAACCCCCGGGTGTCCCGTTCGTCGGCGTTGGCGTCCAAGGCGACCGGCTTCCCGATCGCGAAGATCGCCGCGAAGCTGGCCATCGGTTACACCCTCGACGAGATCCCCAACGACATCACGTTGAAGACCCCGGCGGCGTTCGAGCCGACCCTGGACTACGTGGTGGTGAAGATCCCCCGGTTCGCGTTCGAGAAGTTCCCCGGCGCGGACCCGGAGCTGACCACCACGATGAAGTCGGTGGGCGAGGCGATGAGCCTCGGGCGCAACTTCACCGAGGCGCTGAACAAGGCGATGCGCTCGATGGAAACCCGATCATCTGGTTTCTGGACCACTCCGGACCCGGAGGGGGCCAGCCGGGAGAACACTCTCGCCGCGCTGCGGATCCCGCACGACGGGCGCTTGTACACCGTCGAGCGGGCGCTGCGCCTCGGCGCGTCGATCGCCGAGGTCGCCGAGGCCTCCGGCGGGATCGACCCGTGGTTCCTCGACCAGATCGCCGCGCTGATCGAGCTGCGCGCGGAGATCGTGGACGCGCCGGTGCTCGACGCCGACCTGTTGCGGGTGGCGAAGCGGGCCGGCCTGTCCGACCGGCAACTCGCCGCGCTGCGCCCGGAGCTGGCCGCCGAGGACGGCGTACGGACCCTGCGGCACCGCCTCGACGTGCGTCCGGTCTACAAGACGGTGGACACCTGCGCGGCCGAGTTCGAGGCGACCACGCCGTACCACTACTCGACGTACGACCTGGAGACCGAGGTCGTACCGTCGAACCGGCCGAAGGTCCTGATCCTGGGCTCCGGCCCGAACCGGATCGGCCAGGGCATCGAGTTCGACTACTCCTGCGTGCACGCGGTGCAGGCGTTGCGGTCGGCCGGTTACGAGACCGTCATGGTCAACTGCAACCCGGAGACCGTCTCCACCGACTACGACACCGCCGACCGGCTCTACTTCGAGCCGCTGACCTTCGAGGACGTCCTGGAGGTCTGGCACGCCGAGGACTCGTCCGGCCGGGCGGCCGGCGGGCCGGGCGTGGTCGGGGTGGTCGTGCAGCTCGGCGGTCAGACCCCGCTGGGGTTGGCGCAGCGGCTCAAGGACGCGGGGGTGCCGATCGTCGGCACCTCGCCGGAGTCGATCCACCTGGCCGAGGAGCGGGGCGCGTTCGGCGCGGTGCTGGCCCGGTCCGGGCTGCGCGCGCCCGCGCACGGCATGGCCACCTCCTACGACGAGGCCAAGACGATCGCCGACGAGATCGGCTACCCGGTGCTGGTCCGGCCGTCGTACGTGCTGGGCGGGCGGGGTATGGAGATCGTCTACGACGACCCGACGCTGCGCGACTACATCGGACGGGCCACCGACATCTCCCCGGATCACCCGGTGCTGGTGGACCGGTTCCTCGACGACGCCATCGAGATCGACGTGGACGCGCTCTGCGACGCCGACGGCGAGGTCTACATCGGCGGTGTGATGGAGCACATCGAGGAGGCCGGCATCCACTCCGGCGACTCGTCCTGCGCGTTGCCGCCGATCACCCTCGCCGGCTCGCACCTGGCCGAGGTCCGCCGCTACACCGAGGCCATCGCACGTGGCGTCGGCGTCCGTGGCCTGCTCAACGTGCAGTACGCGCTCAAGGACGACGTGCTCTACGTCCTGGAGGCCAACCCGCGGGCGTCGCGGACCGTTCCGTTCGTCTCCAAGGCGACGGCGGTGCCGCTGGCCAAGGCGGCGGCCCGGATCGCGCTCGGCGCCACCATCGCCGAGCTGCGCGCCGAGGGCCTGCTGCCGGCGACCGGTGACGGGGGCACGATGCCCGCCGACGCGCCGGTCGCCGTCAAGGAGGCGGTGCTGCCGTTCAAGCGTTTCCGGACCCGCTCCGGCAAGGGGATCGACTCGCTGCTCGGGCCGGAGATGAAGTCGACCGGTGAGGTGATGGGCATCGACACCAACTTCGGGCACGCGTTCGCCAAGAGCCAGTCGGCCGCGTACGGCTCGCTGCCGACCGCCGGGAAGATCTTCGTGTCGGTGGCCAACCGGGACAAGCGCGGCATGATCTTCCCGATCAAGCGGCTGGCCGACCTGGGCTTCGAGATCGTCGCGACCGCTGGCACGGCCGAGGTGCTGCGTCGGCACGGCATCGCCTGCGAGCAGATCCGCAAGCACTACCAGGCGGGTGAGGGAGACGACGCGGTGTCGCTGATCGGCGGCGGCCACGTCGCGCTGGTGATCAACACGCCGCAGGGCTCGGGTGCCAGCGCCCGTTCCGACGGCTACGAGATCCGCAGTGCGGCCGTCACCGCGGACATCCCCTGCATCACCACCGTCCCCGGGGCCGCCGCGGCCGTGATGGGCATCGAGGCGCGGATCCGGGGCGACATGCGGGTGCGCCCCCTGCAGGACCTGCACGCCACCCTGCGGGCGGCCCAGTGACAGTGTTCGAGCGGGTCGTACGACCTCGGTTGTTCCGCCTCGGCGGCGGGGACGCGGAGGCGGCGCACGAGTGGACACTGCGGCGGTTGGCCACTGTGTCGCGGCATCCGGCCGCGCTGGCCGCGCTACGGGCCCGGTACGCGGTCGACGCGCCGCGCACGGTGTTCGGCGTGCGGTTCCCCAACCCGGTCGGGTTGGCCGCCGGCATGGACAAGGACGGCGCCGCGCTGCCGGCGTGGCCGGCGCTCGGCTTCGGCTTCGTCGAGGTCGGCACTGTCACCGCGCACGCCCAGCCGGGCAATCCCCGGCCGCGGCTGTTCCGGCTGCCGGCCAGCGAGGCGGTGGTCAACCGGATGGGCTTCAACAACGCCGGTGCCGCCGCGCTGGCCGCCCGGCTGGCGGCGCTGCCGCGCCCGCTCGGGGTGCCGCTGGGCATCTCGCTGGGCAAGTCCAAGGTGACCCCGCTGGACGAGGCGGTCGAGGACTACCTCGCCTCGTACCGGGCGCTGCGCGGGCACGGCGACTACTTCGCGGTGAACGTGTCCTCACCGAACACGCCGGGCCTGCGCTCGTTGCAGGACCGCGCCCACCTGGACGCGCTGCTCGGCGCGCTGGTGGGGGAGAAGCCGGTGCTGGTCAAGATCGCCCCTGACCTGACCGAGGCGGCGATCGCCGAACTGCTGGAGGTCTGCCTGGCCCGAGGCGCCGCCGGGGTGATCGCCACCAACACCACGCTGTCCCGCGACGGGCTCGCCGCCGTGGACGCCGACCGTGGCGAGCAGGCCGGTGGTCTCTCCGGTCGACCGTTGACCGGCCGCGCCCGGGAGGTGGTGGCCTTCGTGCATCGCGAGACCGGTGGTCGGCTGCCCATCATCGGGGTCGGTGGGGTGCTCGACCCGGACGACGCCACTCGGATGTTCGACGCCGGAGCCTCCCTGGTGCAGCTCTACACCGGCTTCATCTACCGGGGCCCGGCCCTGGTCCGGGCTGCCGCCCGGGCGAGTGCCACGGCGGTGACACCGGATCCGGTCGCCGGCCGGTGACCGCACGCGGCGAGGTGCCGGCCCGGCCCGACCCGGCGCCGAGCCGGCTCCGCGCCAAGGAGACCACCCCTGCTACGGGCCCTTTGCTCTGCACCCGCGGATGCACCACAGCCAACACTCGGTTGCTCTGCACCCGCGGGTGCACCACCACCGCCCGGTTGCTCTGCACCCGTCGGTGCACCACCACCGCCGGAGCCCGACATTCGGCCGACGCGGGTCGCGCCCTGAGGTGTCGCGCCCTGAGGTGTCGCGCCCGCGGGTGCAGAGCAAGGGCGGCGACGGAGCGGCCCGACCGGCCCAAGGACGACCGCCGTCCGGCCGGTTCGCGCCCCGAAAGGAGTACGCGTGACCCCCGAGGAGATCCTGGCCGTCGACCGGGACCACGTCTGGCATCCGTACGCGGCACTGCCGCCGGCGAACCCGCCGTACGTGGTGCGCAGCGCCGAGGGCGTACGCCTGCGGCTGGCCGACGGCCGTGAGCTGGTGGACGGGATGTCGTCGTGGTGGGCGGCGATCCACGGGTACCGGCACCCGGTGTTGGACGCGGCGGTCACCGACCAGCTCGGACGGATGAGCCACGTGATGTTCGGCGGGCTCACCCACGAGCCCGCCGTGCAGCTCGCCCGCACCCTGGTCGAGCTGACGCCGGAGGGCCTGGAGCACGTGTTCCTGGCCGACTCCGGGTCGGTGAGCGTCGAGGTGGCGGTGAAGATGTGCCTGCAGTACCAGCGGGCCGTCGGGCAGCCGCAGCGGCGTCGGTTGGCGACCTGGCGGGGCGGCTACCACGGTGACACGTTCCACCCGATGAGCGTTTGCGACCCGGAGGGCGGGATGCACCACCTCTGGGGCGACGTGCTGCCCCGACAGGTGTTCGCCCCGGTGCCGCCGGGCGGCTTCGACGACCCACCCGACGACGCGTACGTGGCGGCGCTGGTGGAGACCGTCGAGCGGTACGCCCACGAACTGGCCGCCGTGATCGTCGAGCCGGTCGTCCAGGGCGCCGGCGGGATGCGCTTCCACCATCCGGGTTACCTCCGGGTGCTGCGTGAGGTGACCCGCGCCCACGGAGTGCTGTTGATCTTCGACGAGATCGCCACCGGGTTCGGCCGTACCGGTGCGATGTTCGCCGCCGAGCACGCCGGGGTGACCCCGGACGTGCTGTGCGTGGGCAAGGCGCTCACCGGGGGCTACCTGACGCTCGCGGCGACGCTCTGCACGCCGGAGATCGCCCGGGGCATCTCCGCCGCCGGTGTGCTGGCGCACGGACCCACGTTCATGGGCAACCCCCTGGCCTGCGCGGTGGCCAACGCCTCCATCGGTCTGCTCCGGGCCGGAGACTGGGCGGGGCAGGTCGCCAGGGTCGGCGCCGGCCTGCGCGCCGGCCTGGAGCCGCTGCGCGGTACGCCGGGTGTCGCCGACGTGCGGGTGCTCGGCGCGATCGGGGTGGTCCAGTTGGATCACGAGGTCGACCTCGGCGCGGCCACCGCCGCCGCGGCCGGACAGGGGGTGTGGCTGCGCCCGTTCCGCGATCTTGTCTACACGATGCCGCCGTACGTCACCGACGACGCCGACCTGGCCCGGATCGCTGCCGGCGTGGCGGCGGCCGTGGCGGCCGGCTGAACCCACTGGTACATCCCGGGAGGCGCGTCGCCGCCCGGGAGAGAAGAGAGGAAGCACCGGATGGAGAGCTTCGGAACCCGGCTGCACCGGGCGGTCGCCGAGCGGGGGCCGCTCTGTGTGGGCATCGACCCGCATCCCGGTCTGCTGGCCAGTTGGGGTCTCGCCGACGACGTCAAGGGTCTTGACCGCTTCACCCGGACCGTCGTGGAAGCCCTCGGTGACCGGGTTGCGGTGGTCAAGCCTCAGTCGGCCTTTTTCGAGCGTTTCGGGTCCCACGGCGTGGCCATTCTTGAGTCAACTATCCGACAGTTGCGCGATGCCGGCTCGCTCGTTCTGCTCGACGTGAAGCGCGGCGACATCGGCTCGACGGTGAGCGCGTACGCCTCCGCGTACCTCGATCCATCCAGCCCTCTGTATGTCGACGCGGTCACCGCGAGCCCCTACCTCGGCGTCGGTTCGCTGGCCCCGATGTTCGAGTTGGCCGCCGAGCACGGCGGCGGGGTGTTCGTACTGGCTCTCACCTCCAACCCCGAGGGGGCGGCCGTGCAACGGGCCCGTACGGCCGACGGTCGCACCGTGGCGCAAACCGTGATCGACGAGATTTCCCAGCTCAACAGTGGTGCGACCCCGCTCGGCAGCTTCGGTCTGGTGGTCGGGGCGACCATCGGCGACACCGGTCACGACCTCTCCGGCGTGGGGGGTCCGCTGCTCGCCCCGGGCCTCGGTGCGCAGGGTGCCGGGGCCGCCGATCTGCGGACCGTCTTCGGTTCGAGCCTCGCCTCGGTGCTCCCGTCGTACTCCCGGGAGGTGCTCTCGGCGGGCCCCGACGTCGCTGCCCTGCGGGCCGCCGCGGACCGGGTGTTGGCCGACTGCCGGGCCGTCCTGCCTGCCCGCTGACTGACTGACGGGTCGGTCACTTTCCGTTGATCATGGGCCCCCCACGTTGCCGAAAGCTCCGTTGACCGCTAGTTTTCCCCGCGCTGGGAACCACGGACCCCTTGGTTCACAGCGACACCACGTTTCACAGATGCGGCGGTGCGCCCCGCCCGCCGCGATAGGGACCTGAGGAGAACTGGTGCCGCTCCCGTCACTGACCCCCGAACAACGCGCTGCCGCGCTCGAGAAGGCCGCGGAGATCCGCAAGGCCCGTGCTCAGCTGAAGGAGCAGCTCAAGCAGGGCAAGACCACCCTCGGTGCTGTCCTTGAGCGCGCCGAGAGCGACGACGTCGTCGGCAAGCTCAAGGTTTCTGCCGTCCTGCAGGCCATGCCGGGCATCGGCAAGATCCGGGCTACCCAGATCATGGAGAAGCTCAAGATCGCCGACAGCCGTCGCCTGCGTGGCCTCGGCGAGCAGCAGCGCAAGGCACTGCTTGGAGAGTTCGCCGCCAACTGAACCTGGCAGCGTGTAGAAACAAGCAGTGAGCACGGATGACGAGGCGCGCCCGGCGGCTCGGCTCACTGTCCTGGCTGGACCTTCGGGTTCCGGCAGGGAGAGTGTCGTCGAGCTCGTCCGGGCGCGTTCTCCGTCCGTGTGGTTGCCCGTGCCGGCGACCACACGGCCGCGCCGCGAGTCGGAGATCGACGGGGTTGACCGCGTCTTCCTCGCCCCGGCCGAGTTCGACCGCCGGCTCGTCGCGGGCGAGCTGCTGGAGTGGTCCCGGATCGGCTCGTACCGCCGGGGCACCCCGTATCCACCGCTGCGTGCCCGGCTCGACGCCGGGCAGCCGGTGTTGCTCCCGCTCGACCTGCCCGGCGCTCCGCTGGTGCGCGCGCGCCTGCCGGACTCCCGGCTGGTGCTGCTGAGCCCGCCCGGTTACCGCCCCGACGCCCAGGTGGCGGCGGCCTTCGAGCACACGCTGACGCACGACCTCACCGAGCGGGTCGTCGAAGAGCTGGTAGGCTTACTCGGTTCTTCTTATCCGGATCCGACCTGGTCGCGCGTGCGCGGCTGACGGTCGGCCGCTGTTGAGACTCAGCACCGCGTCCGCGCGGCTCGAAAGACGCAGAGGTTAATTCGTGGGATCCATCGCCAACCCCGAAGGCATCACCAACCCGCCGATCGACGAGCTCCTCGAGAAGACGACGTCGAAGTACGCGCTGGTCATCTTCGCCGCCAAGCGCGCGCGCCAGGTCAACGCCTACTACAGCCAGCTCGGTGAGGGTCTGCTGGAGTACGTCGGCCCGCTCGTCGAGACCACCCCCCAGGAGAAGCCCCTCTCCATCGCCATGCGCGAGAT is a window of Micromonospora sp. WMMD961 DNA encoding:
- the carB gene encoding carbamoyl-phosphate synthase large subunit, with protein sequence MPKRTDLKHILVIGSGPIVIGQACEFDYSGTQACRVLRSEGIRVSLVNSNPATIMTDPEFADATYVEPITPEFVELVIAKERPDAILATLGGQTALNTAVALHEGGILEKYGVELIGANIDAINRGEDRQLFKEIVAKAGVRLGVDDPTGLVPRSRVCHSMEEVEATVAELGLPVVIRPSFTMGGLGSGMAHTPEDLARIAGDGLAASPVHEVLIEESVLGWKEYELELMRDRHDNVVVVCSIENLDPMGVHTGDSVTVAPAMTLTDREYQRLRDLGIAVLREVGVDTGGCNIQFAVNPVDGRIVVIEMNPRVSRSSALASKATGFPIAKIAAKLAIGYTLDEIPNDITLKTPAAFEPTLDYVVVKIPRFAFEKFPGADPELTTTMKSVGEAMSLGRNFTEALNKAMRSMETRSSGFWTTPDPEGASRENTLAALRIPHDGRLYTVERALRLGASIAEVAEASGGIDPWFLDQIAALIELRAEIVDAPVLDADLLRVAKRAGLSDRQLAALRPELAAEDGVRTLRHRLDVRPVYKTVDTCAAEFEATTPYHYSTYDLETEVVPSNRPKVLILGSGPNRIGQGIEFDYSCVHAVQALRSAGYETVMVNCNPETVSTDYDTADRLYFEPLTFEDVLEVWHAEDSSGRAAGGPGVVGVVVQLGGQTPLGLAQRLKDAGVPIVGTSPESIHLAEERGAFGAVLARSGLRAPAHGMATSYDEAKTIADEIGYPVLVRPSYVLGGRGMEIVYDDPTLRDYIGRATDISPDHPVLVDRFLDDAIEIDVDALCDADGEVYIGGVMEHIEEAGIHSGDSSCALPPITLAGSHLAEVRRYTEAIARGVGVRGLLNVQYALKDDVLYVLEANPRASRTVPFVSKATAVPLAKAAARIALGATIAELRAEGLLPATGDGGTMPADAPVAVKEAVLPFKRFRTRSGKGIDSLLGPEMKSTGEVMGIDTNFGHAFAKSQSAAYGSLPTAGKIFVSVANRDKRGMIFPIKRLADLGFEIVATAGTAEVLRRHGIACEQIRKHYQAGEGDDAVSLIGGGHVALVINTPQGSGASARSDGYEIRSAAVTADIPCITTVPGAAAAVMGIEARIRGDMRVRPLQDLHATLRAAQ
- a CDS encoding quinone-dependent dihydroorotate dehydrogenase: MTVFERVVRPRLFRLGGGDAEAAHEWTLRRLATVSRHPAALAALRARYAVDAPRTVFGVRFPNPVGLAAGMDKDGAALPAWPALGFGFVEVGTVTAHAQPGNPRPRLFRLPASEAVVNRMGFNNAGAAALAARLAALPRPLGVPLGISLGKSKVTPLDEAVEDYLASYRALRGHGDYFAVNVSSPNTPGLRSLQDRAHLDALLGALVGEKPVLVKIAPDLTEAAIAELLEVCLARGAAGVIATNTTLSRDGLAAVDADRGEQAGGLSGRPLTGRAREVVAFVHRETGGRLPIIGVGGVLDPDDATRMFDAGASLVQLYTGFIYRGPALVRAAARASATAVTPDPVAGR
- a CDS encoding adenosylmethionine--8-amino-7-oxononanoate transaminase, with amino-acid sequence MTPEEILAVDRDHVWHPYAALPPANPPYVVRSAEGVRLRLADGRELVDGMSSWWAAIHGYRHPVLDAAVTDQLGRMSHVMFGGLTHEPAVQLARTLVELTPEGLEHVFLADSGSVSVEVAVKMCLQYQRAVGQPQRRRLATWRGGYHGDTFHPMSVCDPEGGMHHLWGDVLPRQVFAPVPPGGFDDPPDDAYVAALVETVERYAHELAAVIVEPVVQGAGGMRFHHPGYLRVLREVTRAHGVLLIFDEIATGFGRTGAMFAAEHAGVTPDVLCVGKALTGGYLTLAATLCTPEIARGISAAGVLAHGPTFMGNPLACAVANASIGLLRAGDWAGQVARVGAGLRAGLEPLRGTPGVADVRVLGAIGVVQLDHEVDLGAATAAAAGQGVWLRPFRDLVYTMPPYVTDDADLARIAAGVAAAVAAG
- the pyrF gene encoding orotidine-5'-phosphate decarboxylase, yielding MESFGTRLHRAVAERGPLCVGIDPHPGLLASWGLADDVKGLDRFTRTVVEALGDRVAVVKPQSAFFERFGSHGVAILESTIRQLRDAGSLVLLDVKRGDIGSTVSAYASAYLDPSSPLYVDAVTASPYLGVGSLAPMFELAAEHGGGVFVLALTSNPEGAAVQRARTADGRTVAQTVIDEISQLNSGATPLGSFGLVVGATIGDTGHDLSGVGGPLLAPGLGAQGAGAADLRTVFGSSLASVLPSYSREVLSAGPDVAALRAAADRVLADCRAVLPAR
- the mihF gene encoding integration host factor, actinobacterial type, translating into MPLPSLTPEQRAAALEKAAEIRKARAQLKEQLKQGKTTLGAVLERAESDDVVGKLKVSAVLQAMPGIGKIRATQIMEKLKIADSRRLRGLGEQQRKALLGEFAAN
- a CDS encoding guanylate kinase → MSTDDEARPAARLTVLAGPSGSGRESVVELVRARSPSVWLPVPATTRPRRESEIDGVDRVFLAPAEFDRRLVAGELLEWSRIGSYRRGTPYPPLRARLDAGQPVLLPLDLPGAPLVRARLPDSRLVLLSPPGYRPDAQVAAAFEHTLTHDLTERVVEELVGLLGSSYPDPTWSRVRG
- the rpoZ gene encoding DNA-directed RNA polymerase subunit omega; amino-acid sequence: MGSIANPEGITNPPIDELLEKTTSKYALVIFAAKRARQVNAYYSQLGEGLLEYVGPLVETTPQEKPLSIAMREINSGLLTAEPTDQP